Proteins from one Rhizoctonia solani chromosome 5, complete sequence genomic window:
- a CDS encoding alginate lyase: MVNHFHLGLLAAVILFAAPVLSITSYPNVFFAPKDVLGSEWVTEAKWAQLNTIRTAKLLASQGPWTVTSKTMLPPTGDKRDFMSFRPYFWPDCSGVGNDTELTNEQIYTTCPYVRRDGEFNPDVRMVNDTGAFQAMTDSVFYNALAWSFTKDPHFSKKIVSAIHTWFISPNTAMNPNLNYSQLLRGPGEQKGTHTGILDLKCMSKLVSGVLVLREGQSRDWNTTLDDGLNSWVKQYIVWLTTSEMGMEEKAARNNHGTFYYNQLASLQTLVGDLEGAKATINEYFNGIYQDQIAANGDQPLESDRTRPYHYRSYNIAAMIVNAKIGAYVGLPDIWNRKTKSGAGIKEALDYAMSLPPNGEEEYAKELLPSLAAVASVYGDPDGKYATFLKSRDSRYPGNAYFLIAPGLNDSGLLPGLRNTTGNSGPLNSGGVQVGVEVNGVVGVVAAFAVAVLALAL, from the exons ATGGTCAACCACTTCCACTTGGGCCTGTTGGCCGCCGTGATCCTTTTCGCTGCTCCTGTATTGTCTATTACAAGCTACCCCAATGTTTTCTTTGCTCCGAAAGATGTCCTGGGCTCTGAGTGGGTAACAGAAGCCAAATGGGCACAGCTAAACACCATTCGAACTGCGAAGCTTCTCGCCTCTCAAGGACCATGGA CTGTCACGTCTAAAACCATGCTTCCACCTACTGGCGACAAGCG TGATTTCATGAGTTTTCGTCCATACTTCTGGCCCGATTGTTCGGGCGTTGGGAATGATACTGAGCTAACCAACGAGCAAA TATACACTACATGTCCTTACGTCCGTCGAGATGGCGAGTTCAACCCTGACGTTCGTATGGTCAATGATACTGGCGCGTTCCAAGCTATGACAGATAGTGTCTTTTACAACGCGCTCGCTTGGTCTTTCACCAAGGACCCGCATTTTTCAAAGAAAATTGTTTCAGCGATTCACACATGGTTCATCTCTCCCAATACCGCCATGAATCCTAATCTCAACTACTCCCAACTGTTGCGTGGCCCTGGAGAGCAAAAAGGGACTCATACGGGCATATTAGACTTGAAGTGCATGTCTAAATTGGTTTCGGGCGTATTAGTTTTGAGAGAGGGTCAATCACGCGACTGGAATACAACCCTCGATGACGGTCTGAACTCATGGGTCAAGCAATATATAGTCTGGCTTACAACTAGCGAAATGGGTATGGAGGAGAAGGCTGCTCGCAA CAACCACGGTACATTTTACTACAACCAGCTCGCCTCACTTCAGACTCTCGTGGGTGACCTTGAAGGAGCCAAAGCCACAATCAACGAATACTTTAACGGTATATATCAGGACCAGATAGCCGCCAACGGGGACCAGCCTCTCGAGAGTGATCGCACCCGTCCATATCATTATCGCTCATACAACATTGCCGCCATGATTGTCAATGCTAAAATCGGCGCCTACGTTGGTCTTCCAGATATTTGGAATCGGAAAACCAAATCCGGCGCGGGAATCAAAGAGGCTTTGGATTACGCAATGTCCCTACCCCCaaatggagaagaggaatacgcTAAAGAGTTGCTCCCTTCTCTTGCTGCTGTAGCGAGCGTGTATGGCGATCCAGATGGCAAGTATGCCACGTTTTTGAAGTCCAGGGACTCCCGATATCCAGGCAATGCGTATTTTCTGATTGCCCCGGGTTTGAACGACTCGGGTTTGCTGCCCGGACTGAGAAACACGACCGGTAACTCAGGTCCCTTAAATAGCGGCGGTGTTCAAGTAGGAGTAGAAGTAAATGGTGTCGTTGGAGTGGTAGCCGCCTTCGCCGTTGCTGTGCTGGCATTGGCACTATAG